The following is a genomic window from Citrifermentans bemidjiense Bem.
AGACACAGGCCGATGCCGCAGCACTCCGCGCAGAAAACGCGGCCAAAGCTGCAGAGGAAAGAGAAAGGCTCGCAGCTGAGAAGGAAAAGCTTGCCGCAGAGAAGGAGCAGGCCGCCGCAGAGCGGGAAAAAGTGGCAAATGAAAAGGGAGAGAGGGCTGATGCCGCTTTCTACAAGTCGATGAGGAAGTAGATTTGCTTCAACGCAAGCTCCAGCTTGCCATCCGTGGGAAGCTGGAGCTTCGTCCTGCATTGCGTTCCCAAGGTGGACCTTGGGAACGAGATACATCTCCCCCCTTTGCAAAGGGGAACGTAGGGGATTTCTTGGGCGAAGGGATGAGGGAAGTGAGAAGAGTAAGCAGAAATTGGGAGCAGCTTTGCCTTTTTGTTGTGCTCGCTACGATACTTTTTACCGCGGGGGGGTGCAGCCATCTTGACGGAACCTTCGGGGCCGGATCGGCATTCGAAGAAGCAAATCGCCATTCCGTCCTGCGAGATTACCAGGCTGCGCTGAAGGGGTACGAACTGGCCTCGAAGAAGTATCCCACGACCGGGGACAGGGCTTTATTCGAGATGGGCATCATCCACTCTCATCCGGACAACCCGCAGAAGGACTATGGCAAAGCGCTGGATTGCTATCGAACCTTGATAAAGGAGTATCCCCGCAGCAGCTACAGGCAGGACAGCGAGATGATGGTTTTTTACCTCGTCAACGTGACCATCAAGGACAAGCTAATCGACTCACAGAGAAACGAAATCGAGGTGCTTCAGCGAGAGGTCCAGAACCAGCGCCAGGAGGCAAGAGCCCTGCAGCTGGAGATCGAGAAGAAGGTGGGTGAAATTGCGGTTCTGCAACAAGAGATTGCGGCACAGGAAGAAGAGATCTCTCCGCCTCCAGTGCCGACGGGACCGGCGGACAAGGTACTGATAGAAAAGAAGGAACGTCGCTTGACCTTGTTGTCGAAGGGTGAGGTGATCAAAAGCTATAAGATCTCGCTCGGGGAAAACCCGAATGGCCCCAAGGAGAGGCAGGGCGACAACAAGACTCCTGAGGGGATCTACCGCATCGATTCGAGAAACAACGACAGCCAGTATCACCTCTCCCTTCATATCTCCTACCCCAACGAGCAGGACAAAAAGCGAGCGAAGCAACTGGGCGTTGCTCCCGGCGGCAACATCATGATTCACGGCATGCGGAATGGCTTCTCGTGGTTTGGGGAGCACCACACCTTGATTGACTGGACCAAGGGGTGCATAGCGGTAACGGACGAGGAAATACAGGAGATCGCAGAATTAGTACCAATCGGGACTGTCGTCGAGATAATGCCGTAGCAGCTTACGCACACGGTCCCGCACCGTTCACACCTCTATGCGGAAGCTGGCGCCCTCTTCGGTGTTGTTGGCGGTGAGCGATCCGCCCATGTTCTTCTCGATGATCGTCTTGGACATGTAGAGACCGATCCCGGTCCCCTTGTCCGGCCCCTTGGTGGTGAAATAGGGGTCGAATACCTTGTCGATGGCGTCCGCGGGAATGCCGCCGGCGTTGTCGCTGACGGTTAACACCGAACGCCCCTCCTCGGCCGCTATACGTATCTCGATTTTGGGGCTGCTCACGTTGCGCTCGGCAAAGGCATCCCTCGCGTTGTTGAGGATGTTGAGCTGAACCTGCGCATACTGGTTGGGATATCCGGTGATGACCGGATTGACATTCCCCGCTACCTCGATATTTATCTGCACCTGTTTCAGGGTCAAACCCATCAGCGATATGGTCTTCTCCACCACGTCGGATATGCCGAATTCCACCTTTTCCATCTCTGGGCAGAAGAAGTTGCGGAAATTGTCGATGGTCGCCGACATGTGTCCGATCGACTCCATCATCTTCTGCACCCGCGACTCAAGGTATTGCTCCGAAAACTCTTCTGTCGCGTAGGTTATCGGCAGTTCCTGTGCCAGTAACCCCAACAGGTTGAGCGGTTGCCGCCACTGGTGGGCGATGTTATTGATCATCTCCCCCATCGCCGCCAGGCGGCTTTGCTGGATCAGCATCTGGTCCCTTTGCCGCAGCTGCTCCGCAGTCCTCGCCCGCTCTGCCGCCTCCCGCTCCAGTTCCCGGTATGCCCGCCCCAGTTCCTCGTGCTGCCGGCGCAGTGTCTCCTCGCCGCGAGCCCGTACCGCTATCTCCGTGCGCAACTGGATTTCGGTCATCACCGCGGCCGCGAGGTTCTCCACCACCTCGACATCCTCCCCGCTCCAGTGCCTCGGCTTATGGTCTATGACGCAGAAGGAACCGAGGACGTAGCCGTCGGAAGTGACCAGCGGAATCCCCAGGTAGGCAATGACCATGAGGTCCCTGATGGCGAGGTTTTCCTTGAACAGCGGATGAACGCGGGCGTCCTCGATGATGAGGGGCTGCTTGGCGACGCGATTGTATTGGCAGAACGAATGCGACAGGGGGGTCTGGCGGCTGGAGAGCCACGGTTCGGGAAGGCCGACGCAGCTTTTAAAGAACTGCCGGTCGCTGTCTACCAGCGTGACGAGGGCGACGGGTGCAGATGCAAAGCGCGAGGCGAGTCTGCTCAGGCGATCGAATGCCTCTTCGGTCGGAGTATCCAACAGGGCTACGGCCCGCAATGCGGCAAGCCGGGCGGGATCAGTAACATGGCTTGAAATATCGCTACCGTTCATTCGGGTTCCCCACTCGGAGCGGTTTCACTTAAATGCGCGAAAGTACCAGAGAGAAGCTATCAGATGCGGTGCGTGTTTCAAGCAAAATTCAGGGGATAGACAAATCGACACTGCCCCTCTTTGTAAAGGGTCATAGGAAATGCCGGGGAAAACCGCTATTGGTCCCCCCTCCCCTTGCGGGAGGGGGTTAGGGGGTGGGGAAAGGTGCGATCATTTCCGTACTTTGCAGCTTCACCCACCCCCCGTCCCCCTCCCGTCAAGGGAGGGGGGAACTCTTCTCCCCGGAATTCTCGGATGAACCTTTGTAAAGGGGGGAGGGTTAGGGAGCGTGGAGAAGTGGCTAAGGGGGACAGGCACCTGCGGAGCCAGTCCCCCAGCTGGAGCGTTGGGTTCATAATTAGTTTCCACCGCCCCCGGTTTGTGCTAGTTATGTAGGACATTTCCAACCGTCTGTTCCCGCCAAGGAGGTTGACCATGAAGATCCGCAAGAAGATTCTCGATTTCGAGTATGAAGAGGTTCTGGAGGTCAAGTACCGCGAGCTGATACGGGTTGGCTGCGCCGTCGCGGTCGGCTGTCCGGATTGACTCAAGAAACACTTCGCGGTCGCGAAGGAAGCTGGCGCTACTGAAGAGGAACTGAACGAGGCCATGGCCTACGGCATGATCGCCCCTTCGGGAAGAGCAAAAAACTTCGTGCTCGGCATGAAGGGCGTGCTGGACGAGTTGTAACCGGGGCGGCATGGCCTGATCCGCAACCGGCGGTGTAATAGCAGCTTGGGCCGGGGCCTCCATGGACCCGGCCTTCACTTTTTTCTAAGCGAGAGTCCCCAAATCTTGAAGCGTCTCTTTATCAAAAGAAGAAGGAAACCGGTCTCGATCCGCCGCAACGTCGCGGCGCTTTCGATGCCGGTGCTCCTGTCGTCCCTGTTCCAGCGCCTGGTTTCCATCGTCGACATCTTCATGGTCGGCGGGTTGGGAGCGGCTGCCATCGCCGCCACCGGCCTCGGCCAGTTGCTGATCTTCGTGACCATGACGGTGTTCTGGGGGCTTTCCACCGGCGCCAACGTGGTTATAGCGCATCTTTGGGGCGCGGGGCGCCAACTTGAGGCACGCCGGGCGGGCTTCGCCTCGCTTTTGCTTTGCGCCCTTCTCGCCGTGGCGGCGACCCTTTTGGGGATTGGTTTCGGCAGCGAGGTGGCAACCTTCATGGGGGCGAGCAGCGACGTCCTGGCCTACGCCTCGCCTTATATCCGACTGGTCTTTCTCTACTTCGCCTTTACCGCCGGACTCAACATCCTCTCCGCCATCAGCCAGGGGACCGGCAACACCAGGACGCCGATGGAGGCCATCCTCCTGGTCAATATCCTGCACGTGGTCATCGCCTACCCGCTCATCTACGGCAAGTTCGGCTTCCCCCGCTACGGTGTGATTGGTGCCGCTTACGCGATCAACATCTCGGAGGCTGCAGGATTCATCTACCTCCTGATCCAGTCGCTCAGGAAGGGGTATCTGAAGATTGGCCCTCCCGACATGGTGCTCCTGAATAAAGTATGGAAGATCGGCTACCCGGTCGCGCTGGAGCGGATCGCCCAGCAGTCGGGACAGCTTTTCTACTCCAAGTTCATCATCGGCTTCGGCACCGCCGCCTACGCGGCGCACCAGATCGGGCTCTCCATCGAATCTCTTTCCTTCATGCCCGGGGCCGGCATGGGGATCGCCGCCGCCACCTTGATGGGACAGTCGCTGGGCGCCAAGAAACTCAGGCGCGCCCACATGAGCCACACCGAAGCGCTGCGGCTCGCCATCATCGTCATGGCCTGCATGGCGCTCCTCTTTTTCTTCATTCCGCACCACCTGATCGCCCTCTTCACCAGCGATCCCGACGTCATCGAAAAAGGAAGCGTCTTCCTGAAGCTGGTCGCCTTCGCCCAGGTGCCGCTCGCCATCTCCTTCGTCTATGCCGGGAGCCTGCGCGGTACCGGCGACACGCATTACGTCTTCCTGGTAACACTCGTCGCCATGTGGGGGATCAGGGTGCTTCTCTCCTACGTCGCCGCAGTCCCGCTGCACCTCTCGCTCTACGCCGTCTGGGGGGTGTTCCTGGTGGACTGGTTCTTCCGGGCCGGCGCTTTCTATTGGCGCTACCAGCGCCGCGACCTGCACAGCGTCATCATCTAGGCGATGCAGCTTTCCTTTGCACCTACCACGGACGGAGTCGAGCTGCAGCGACTGCTTCAGCAGCTCCTGGTTCCCGGGTCTCTTCTCGACGTGCCGCTCGCCAGAAGCATCGACCGCCTCGCCCGCTCCTTCGCACGGTATGCCGCGAGCTACCCCCTGCCGCTTTGGGCTCCCGGGCTCGTGACGGACAACGAGATGCGGAACCTGACCGAGGCGCTCTTGCCCATGGCTGAGATCCGCCCCGCTTTCGACCGCCTGCTGGAGCGCTCTTGCCGCTTCTCCCCTCTTCTCGCCGGATGTTACCTGCACAGCTCCGCCTGCTGGATCGATTTCCTGCAGCGGCTGCAGCCCCCCCTGCCGCTGGCTAACCCCGCCGTGATCCTCTCCGGATTGGCTGAGGATGACCAGGCCCGGCAGCGTTTCCTCTTCTCGCTGATGCTCCCCCATCACTATGGCGGCGGCTTCGACCGTTATCCCCTGCAGTCGCAGTGGCTTTCGGCGTGGCTAAAGGAGCGGGCGCGAAGCTTCGAGGGGGGTATCAGGATACTGGACAGCGCCTGCGGCAGCGGCGAGGGGACCTATCAGGTGGCGGAACTGCTGTTGGAAGCGGGATATTCGGGAAGAAGTTGCGAGGTGCACGGGTCAACGCTGGAAGAGATCGAGCTCTTCGCGGCGGCTCATCTCTACTTCCCGCACGATCCTGAGCGCGAAAGGGAATACCGGGCGCGGATGGCGCCGGTTTTAGGCGCCGCCGATGCTCCGCGGTTTGAGTTTTACCTGGATCGGGTCGGCTCGGTCCCGGAGAGGGAGCCTTACCACCTGGTTTTGTGCAACGGTCTTCTGGGCGGGCCGATGCTGCACGATGACGCGGGGTTGGACACCGCCTTCGCCGGCCTTTCCCAACGTCTTTTACCGGGCGGGGTGCTCTTGGCGACCGACCGCTTCCACGCGGGGTGGAGGATTAAGGTGCCGGCGGAGAAGCTTTGTGCGTTGATGGAGAAACAGGGGCTCACACCCTTTCAGGTACCGGAGGGGATCGGTGGGAAGAAGAGGGTTTGAGCAGCGAACCTCCCTCACCCCCGCCCCTCTCCCAAAGGGCGAGGGGAGACAAGCCAAAGGAAAGAGAGAAACAGTAGAGAAGCAGATTAAGATAGAGATTGAGATTAAGCAGACCCTTCAGGCAAAAAAAGAAGGACGCAGCCTTATGGCCCGTCCCTCTTCTCTTAACTTCTCAACCTAAGTCCTTATCTTAGACTCAATCTCAATCTTAATCTTAGTCTCAATCTTTATCTTTATCTCAATCTTTATCTTTATCTCAATCTTTATCTGCCTCTAAGCCTTTAGCAGCACCCCGCCCCAGGAGAGCCCGCCGCCGAATCCCATCATCAGCACCGTCTCCCCAGGCTTGATAACGCCGTTTCTGCGGTTCTCGTCGAGCGCCAAACCAAGCGACGCCGCGGCGGTGTTGCCGTAACGGTCCAGGTTGAGCAGGAACTTGTCCTTGGGAATCCCGGTCTTCTTGGAGATGAAGTCGATGATCCTCACGTTGGCCTGGTGCGGGATGATGTGGTCGATTTCCTCGGGCCTGATCCCTGCCCGCTCGGCCAGGTCCTTTATGATGCGCGGGATGACATCGGTGGCGAAGGTGAAGACGCTTTTGCCAGCCATCTTGAAGGTGTTCTCCTTGAGCGCGATGCTCTCGGCGCTGATCGGCTTACGCGAACCGGAGGACGGGACCTGGATCAGCTCCCACCCCCTGCCGTCGCTTTGCATCATGGTGTGCTGGATCCCCTTGCCAGACGTCCCGGCACCGAGGATGACGGCGCCGGCCCCGTCGCCGAAAAGGGGAGCCGACCCCTTGTCGTCGAAATCCAGTATTTTCGAGTAGGTATCGGCGCCGATCAGCATGACCTTGCGGTATTTTCCCGACAGGATGAGGTTGTCGGCGACCTCCATCCCGTAGATGAAGCTGCTGCAGACTGCGTTCATGTCGAAGGCGAAGGCCCGCTCCGCTCCGATGTTCTTTTGCACCATGCAGGCGGTGGCGGGGAGGATCATGTCGGGGGTGGAAGTGGCGACGATGATGCAGTCGATCTCGAGAGGGTCGAGATCGGCGTTCTCCAGGGCGCGCAGGGCGGCGCCGGTGGCGAGGTCCGAGGTCGATTCCTCCTCTACGGCAAAACGGCGCTCGCGGATGCCGGTCCTCGAGTGGATCCAGGCATCTGCATCATCAACCAGGTATTCAAAGAAGCTATTGGGGACGACACGGGCGGGGACGTGCCCGCCGGTGCCAAGGATTTCAGCATGCAGCATCTCAGTGCGCCTCCCTTGCTTCCCGCGATGGGGCCGAGAAACGCAATGTTTATCTCATAATAAAATAGCGTTTGTCAATTAATATGATTCTCCTTATCGAAAATCGCGTCCACCACGCCATACACCCATAAAAGGAGAAAGCCGATCAGAAGCCATTTGGCATAGGGCGAATCGGTCTGGATCGAGGCGAGCACATGCTCGGCGTCGACTCCCCCTCCTCGCGCGGCCAGCATCAGTTTTCCGGCGCTGCGCATGGCTATGAAGAGCCCTCCCAGGATGAAGATGTTGTCGAGCAGAATCATCACGCCCCCCTTCACCCGGCTCCCCCGGTACAGCTGCCCGAGCCCCGGCAGCACCAGCGCGGAAAGCGCCACGCATTTGATCTTGTTTCCCATCGTGTTTCTCCTTTTGGCAACGGCGCGGCGGTCGCGCCGGATTAAAAGCCATCGTTTTTGTGTTGTGGATCGCTGCTGTTTCTGCTAGTTATTCAGCCCTATGGACAAAGCATCACGCATAAAAAGACGCAAAGCCATCATGCCGCTCCTCAGGGATCCGGAGGTAGAGGTGCGCCTGGCGGCGGCGCGTGCGCTGGAAAAGCTGGAGGCGGCCGAGAGCCTGGAAGAGATCTTCGATCGGCTGAAACGCGGGGATCGCGCCACCAAAGTGGCCGCTATTTACGCGATGGGGCGCATCGGCGGTGCGAAGGTACTGCCGGTCCTCTTTTACTGCGCGGGAAGAAGCGAGGTAGACATCAAGTCCGCTGCGATACGGGTGCTGGGCGAGGTGGAACTCCCGGAGGCGGTGCCTGTCCTTTTGGAGAAACTCGACGATCCGGCGCCGGAGGTGCGGGCCTTCGCCATCGAAGCGCTCGGCCACTACCGCGACCCCGCCCTGGTCCCCCGGCTGCTCCCTTTCCTGAAAGCAAACGACGGCATGCTCGACGCCGAAGCCGCACTTGCCTTAGGGCGAATCGGCGACGCGTCGCTGGCCGAGCCGCTCATGAGGCTGATCCACTCCCCCCACGAAAAAACCCGCGCTGCAGCGGCAACCGCCCTCTCCCTGCTCCCCTGACTCTCCCTAAAAGTACTGCGCCACGTCGATCCCCTTCACCAGAGGATCTACCAGGTCCACGATGTTGTCGCCGCTCGTGATGAGGCTTCTCAGCTCTGGGTTTTCGAGCAGGCTTCCGTGCGGGTCCATGACCACCTTCACCACCGCCGCGCCGCAGGGCTGGCTGCTGGGGGAGAACACCACGGCGATCTCGTTGCTGTCGAGCCGGACCAGGCTGCCGGTGGGATACTTTCCGGTCAACTCCATGAACCGCTCCACGATGGCGCCGTCCAGGCTTCCCCCCACCGCTTTCCTGATCTCCTTCATCGCCTGGTCGGGGAGCATGGGGCGCTGGTAGCTTCTCAGCGTGGTGGTGGCGTCGTAGAAGTCGGCGACGGCGACGATCTTGCTGGTGGTCCCGAACTCCTTTTCCCTGGCCCACTCCGGGTATCCTGCCCGGTCGTAACGGATATGATGTCCCAGGACCGCCTCGGCCACCCCTTCCGGAACCCCTTCCATCTCCCGGACGATGGCGGCCCCGAATTCCGGGTGCTTCCTCATCTCCAAAAACTCGTCGCTGCTCAGCTTCCCCGGCTTGTTGAGGATGTCCTTGTCCACCCGGGTCTTCCCGATGTCGTGGAGAAAGCCGGCCAGGCCGCACTCCTCCACCTCGATCTCCCCATGTCCCATGGACGCTGAGAGCGCCATGGAGAGTACGCCGACGTTGACGCTATGCTGGAAGGTGTAGTTGTCGTAATCCTTGATCAGGGCGAGACCCAAGAGCGCCGCCGGTTCCTTGATGGCCGCCGAGGCGAGGCTGCTCACCACGGTAAGCATGCGCCGGGAATTGGGTATGCGCCCCTTGCCGATCTCCTCGAAGATGTCGCGCACCGCGCTGACCGCTTCGTTGTAGGTATGGGACAGGGAATTCTCCTCCATCACCTCGATCAGCTTTACCCCGGCCTCCTTCAGCCCGCGCGTCAGGTCGCCGGCCTCGTCGCTTCCCTCCGCCATCAAGCGCGTCAGCACGGTCAGGTCCGGCGTCAGCACCCCCGGCTTGAGGATCAGGCCAGCTATCTTCTTCTCCTCGAGACGGTTGATCAGCTCCTGCAGCGGTGCGGGGGGCGCGAAGAAGAGATGCTCGCCGACCGAGAGAACCCCATCCACAACAGCCAGGCGCAGGTCTCCGCCGTTGCGCTGCAGCATCAGCATCAGCGCTTCCATTTCCCGGAAGGGCTGCAACGAGGCGGGGTGCCCAGGCGGATAGAGCCCGGCCCCTTTGATCGCGCCCGACAGGAGCGTCGCCAGGCGTTGTGCATGCTGCAGGCCGTCAATCATGGGTTCCTCCGGAAATCCTTTCAATGGCGTCCAACGCCTCGCGGCACGCCTCAGCGAGCGCGCCGGAACCGCGGGCGAGCGAGGTGAGCGCGGCAATGGCCGTCTCGTCCCCCAGCATGCCCAGCGTCGAAGCCACTGCAACTTTCAGTTCGAGCCACCGTCCAAGCACGGGCCAGCCGCGGGTGCCGAGCATCTTGAGCAGTTGCGGGGTGACCCTGCGGTCGCCGATGCGCCCTAAGGCGGTCACCACTTCCTTCTTCACCCCGAGTTCTTTCAGGAAGATGTCGCGGCGATCCAAAAGCTTCAACAGTGCCGGCACCGCCTCGCGGCTGCGCATCAGGCCCAGGGAAAGTATGGCGTGGCGTACCACCCCTTCGTCCTCTTCGTCCAGAAGCGGCAACAGCAAGAGTACCGACGCCTCCCCCCCTATCTTCATCAGCGCCCGGATCGCTTCCTTGCGTACCCGGACGTCGTGGTGGTACAGAGGCCGCTTCAGCGCGAGGACGCAGTCGGCGCTGCGCAACTCTCCAATGATCGCCACCATGTTCCTCACCACGTACCAGCGCTCGTCCTTGAGCATCGCGATCAAAGGCGCTATGGCAGCCTGCCCCAGGGCCACGAGCGCCGCTGCCAGCGACTTCCTTTCGAAGAGCCCCTCGGCGAGGCAGATCCTCTGGATCACCCAGTACGCCCCTTTGCCCCCGAGGGCGGCAAGCACGCGGTGAATCGACTCCCGCTCCTCGCATTCGCGGCCTTCCAGCGCGTTTAGCAACTGGTCCGCAGCACCGTCGGCCAGGTGATCCAGCGTGAAGAGCGCGTACTCCCTCTGGGGAAGGCTCCGCTCAGGCTCCTGGTGCTGACGCAGCAGCTCCTCCAGGATGGTGAGAACCGGAACCTGCTGCGGATCGACCTGATACCCCGCCATCAGCTCCCGCCCCAGCTCCTGGTAGCGCGCATCGCTTGGTTCCCCCGCCATCAGCACCAGCAGCTCTCCGATGCCGCGCTGCTGATTCACCGGCGTAGCGGGCATCCCGAGGGAAGGGATGCTGTCCCAACCCTCCTGCACCCCCTCGTGGTACCCGGGACGCTTGGCCCAGATGGAGGCCAAGTCCTTCTCGTTGACCCAGACGGTGCGCACCCCTCTGTCTTCGAGTTCCTTGGCGAGGCCGCCCGCGGCGGCTCCTTTTTGCGGGTCGCAATTGAGCAGCTGTACGAAGATACCCAGGTCGCCGGGGATAAGGTCCTGCATGAAGCTGATGTTGGCGATCCTGCGGATGAAACATTCATGTGCCAGCTGCTGCACCATGTTGTTCCCCTCGACAGGCTCCCCCGTCAGGAGGAACCCGTGCCGGTTCACGCCGAGAACCAGTTCGCGGTCCGACAAGAGCTTCTTCAGGCAGTCGTAAGCGCGCTGCAGGGTCTCGGTGCGGTAAGGGTGCCCTTTGGGATAGAACCCAGCCCCCTTCACCGCCTTGTGCAATTCGACCAGGGCCTGTACCAGGAACCCCCGATTCTCCGCCGGCGGGACCAGCTTCAGCATTTTTTTCTTCACAACCGGCAAAAAGCCTCCCCTCGGTGGAACCTTACACATTAAAGACGCAGGCGATTTTATCTCACAGAACGAAAGCTTGTCAAACTAATAGGGGGCGCAGCCGTAGAATCGCGCCGCTGTTGACACCTCTCGGCAAAAAGCTTAGGATATCGTAGTTTTGCCCCGCCAGAGACGCGGGGACGGGGTGATATGGCCAAGGTAAAAGTAAAGACGGGGTTCGTTTGCTCCGATTGCGGCGCGGACTATCCGAAGTGGCAAGGGCACTGCACGGCCTGCGACGCCTGGAGCACCATCAAAGAGGTCAGGCTCGGATCCGAGAGAGCCGCGCGGCGCGATGGTTTCGCCGGAGCCACCTCGTCGGTCACCCTCCTTTCCCAGGTCGAATGCACCGAACAGTCCCGCTTTTCCAGCGGCAGCGAAGAGTTCGACCGGGTGCTCGGCGGGGGCTTCGTCCCCGGCTCCGTCATCCTGATCGGGGGGGACCCGGGCGCCGGGAAAAGCACCATCTTGCTGCAGACCATGTGCTACGCGGCCGCCTCGAAGGAGGTGCTCTACGTCTCGGGCGAGGAATCGCTGCAGCAGATCGCCGGGCGCGCCAGAAGGCTGCAACTCCCCCTGGACCGGGTGAAGATGCTGGCCGAGAGTTCGGTGGAAGGGGTACTGGAGGCGGCGAAAAGCGAGCGCCCCGAAGTGGTGGTAATCGACTCGATCCAGGTGATGCAGTCGGCAGCGCTGGAAGCGGCGCCGGGAGGGGTTTCCCAGGTGCGCGAGTGCGCGGCGGCGCTCACCTGCTACGCCAAGACCTCCGGAGTGGTGCTGATCATGGTCGGGCACGTCACCAAGGACCAGTCCCTGGCCGGCCCCATGACCCTCTCCCACATGGTCGACACCCAGGTGATGCTCTCCTCCACCGAGGACTCGCGCTACCGCTTGATGCGCACCACCAAGAACCGCTTCGGCCCGGTCAACGAATTGGGCGTCTTCGCCATGACCGAGGCGGGGCTGCGCGAGGTGAAAAATCCTTCGGCGATCTTCCTCTCCCGCAGCGAGAAGGCCGCGCCCGGCAGCCTGATCAGCGTCCTTTGGGAAGGGACCAGGCCGCTTCTGGTCGAGATCCAGTCCCTGGTAGTGGGGGCGCAGTACGGCTCGCCGCGCAGGCTGGGAATAGGGCTCGATCAAAACCGCATCGCCATGATCCTCGCCGTCATCACCAAGCACGGGGGGCTGGTGCTCTCGGACCAGGACGTCTTCGTGAACGTCGTGGGGGGAATAAGGGTATTGGAAACCAGCGCCGACCTCGCGGTGGCCCTGGCCATCGTTTCCAGCTTCCGCAACACGGTGCTCCCCCAGGACCTGCTGGTGTTCGGCGAGGTGGGGCTCTCGGGCGAGATCCGCCCGGTCTCCAACGGGGAAATGCGGCTCAAGGAAGGGGTGAAACATGGCTTCACCCGCGCCATCGTGCCCAAGGGAAACGCGCCGAGAAAGGGGATCCCTGGGTTGGAGGTGGTGGCGGTCACTTCGCTCCCCGAGGCGCTTGAGGCAATTTAAAACTTGCCAATGAGAAGGTAAAAGGAGGCCGTCGCAGCGTCCAAAGCTGTTTTACCCGCGATTTTTTGTCATTCTCCAGGCAAATTTCACTTTACTAATGGAGAAAAATCCTCTTTAATGCCGAATTGATTAGAAAAGGATAGGTGTCATGAATACGGAAAAGCTCGAGTACTTCAGAGGTATCCTGCAGGAAGAGAAGAGATCGCTCCTCGAGGAGGCAGGCCGTACCGTCTCCGAGATGACCTCCGACACGACCAATTTCCCCGACCCTACCGACAGGGCCACCCAGGAATCGGACCGCACTTTCGAGTTGAGGATCCGGGACCGGGAGCGGAAGCTGATCGTGAAGATCCAGGAGGCGCTGGCGCGGATAGAGGCTGGAACCTTCGGCATCTGCGAGGTCTGCGAAGAGGACATCAGCGAGGCGCGTCTCAAGGCACGCCCCGTCACCACGCTCTGCATCGACTGCAAGATGGAACAAGAAAAGAAAGAACGCTTTCGGTAACCAACCCAACCCCCTAGAGCTGTCATTTCCTTCGGAGTTCCCATGGCTGGCCGGAAGGGACAAAACCTCCTGGAGCAAGCATTAACTATTGCCCAGGCCCCAGGTCGGTCCCATCAGGTCCGCCTCAACAGCCTGCTTCGCCTGGCGGCCCGTTGGCATTCCCTCGCCTCGGCCACCATCTATCTCCCCGATCCCAAAGGGGTGGTGTTGCAGCGTCGCTTCAGCACGCTGGCCACCCCCTCCGGCCACAACTGCCACATCCCTTACGGCGTGGGTCTCGCCGGGCGCACCGCCGCCACCCTTTCACCCCAATCCGCCAGTGCCGACCTGCTTCATCCCGACGAGCCCTGTTCCGGCAACGGCTCCATCGCTGCGCTCCCCCTTTTGGACGGGGACCGGCTCTTCGCC
Proteins encoded in this region:
- a CDS encoding HEAT repeat domain-containing protein, whose protein sequence is MPLLRDPEVEVRLAAARALEKLEAAESLEEIFDRLKRGDRATKVAAIYAMGRIGGAKVLPVLFYCAGRSEVDIKSAAIRVLGEVELPEAVPVLLEKLDDPAPEVRAFAIEALGHYRDPALVPRLLPFLKANDGMLDAEAALALGRIGDASLAEPLMRLIHSPHEKTRAAAATALSLLP
- a CDS encoding HD-GYP domain-containing protein, whose translation is MIDGLQHAQRLATLLSGAIKGAGLYPPGHPASLQPFREMEALMLMLQRNGGDLRLAVVDGVLSVGEHLFFAPPAPLQELINRLEEKKIAGLILKPGVLTPDLTVLTRLMAEGSDEAGDLTRGLKEAGVKLIEVMEENSLSHTYNEAVSAVRDIFEEIGKGRIPNSRRMLTVVSSLASAAIKEPAALLGLALIKDYDNYTFQHSVNVGVLSMALSASMGHGEIEVEECGLAGFLHDIGKTRVDKDILNKPGKLSSDEFLEMRKHPEFGAAIVREMEGVPEGVAEAVLGHHIRYDRAGYPEWAREKEFGTTSKIVAVADFYDATTTLRSYQRPMLPDQAMKEIRKAVGGSLDGAIVERFMELTGKYPTGSLVRLDSNEIAVVFSPSSQPCGAAVVKVVMDPHGSLLENPELRSLITSGDNIVDLVDPLVKGIDVAQYF
- a CDS encoding HEAT repeat domain-containing protein, producing MKKKMLKLVPPAENRGFLVQALVELHKAVKGAGFYPKGHPYRTETLQRAYDCLKKLLSDRELVLGVNRHGFLLTGEPVEGNNMVQQLAHECFIRRIANISFMQDLIPGDLGIFVQLLNCDPQKGAAAGGLAKELEDRGVRTVWVNEKDLASIWAKRPGYHEGVQEGWDSIPSLGMPATPVNQQRGIGELLVLMAGEPSDARYQELGRELMAGYQVDPQQVPVLTILEELLRQHQEPERSLPQREYALFTLDHLADGAADQLLNALEGRECEERESIHRVLAALGGKGAYWVIQRICLAEGLFERKSLAAALVALGQAAIAPLIAMLKDERWYVVRNMVAIIGELRSADCVLALKRPLYHHDVRVRKEAIRALMKIGGEASVLLLLPLLDEEDEGVVRHAILSLGLMRSREAVPALLKLLDRRDIFLKELGVKKEVVTALGRIGDRRVTPQLLKMLGTRGWPVLGRWLELKVAVASTLGMLGDETAIAALTSLARGSGALAEACREALDAIERISGGTHD
- the radA gene encoding DNA repair protein RadA is translated as MAKVKVKTGFVCSDCGADYPKWQGHCTACDAWSTIKEVRLGSERAARRDGFAGATSSVTLLSQVECTEQSRFSSGSEEFDRVLGGGFVPGSVILIGGDPGAGKSTILLQTMCYAAASKEVLYVSGEESLQQIAGRARRLQLPLDRVKMLAESSVEGVLEAAKSERPEVVVIDSIQVMQSAALEAAPGGVSQVRECAAALTCYAKTSGVVLIMVGHVTKDQSLAGPMTLSHMVDTQVMLSSTEDSRYRLMRTTKNRFGPVNELGVFAMTEAGLREVKNPSAIFLSRSEKAAPGSLISVLWEGTRPLLVEIQSLVVGAQYGSPRRLGIGLDQNRIAMILAVITKHGGLVLSDQDVFVNVVGGIRVLETSADLAVALAIVSSFRNTVLPQDLLVFGEVGLSGEIRPVSNGEMRLKEGVKHGFTRAIVPKGNAPRKGIPGLEVVAVTSLPEALEAI
- the dksA gene encoding RNA polymerase-binding protein DksA; translated protein: MNTEKLEYFRGILQEEKRSLLEEAGRTVSEMTSDTTNFPDPTDRATQESDRTFELRIRDRERKLIVKIQEALARIEAGTFGICEVCEEDISEARLKARPVTTLCIDCKMEQEKKERFR